Part of the Odocoileus virginianus isolate 20LAN1187 ecotype Illinois chromosome 27, Ovbor_1.2, whole genome shotgun sequence genome is shown below.
tcttttgcaGACTTCCAAGATGTGCACGTTATGGTATTCGCTGGGTTCGGCTTCCTCATGACCTTCTTGCGGAAATACGGCTTCAGTAGTGTGGGCTTCAACCTACTCATTGCTGCTCTGGGACTCCAATGGGGCACTTTTATACAGGGGATCTTTCATAGCCACGGACAGAAATTCCAGATAGAAATCAAAAGGTGAGCACCCATTACTTTCCAATCATTGTGTTTTCAGAGCAGTTGTTTCTCTGCTTAGTCTCTTGAAAGTCAGCCTCTGAACTAGCTTGCCGATTGTCTCCCTTCCATGAAATAAAGATCATTGAGATCCAAGGATCTAAATCAATGCCTTGCTCGACTGTGCTGGGCCATATATTCATGTCTATATCCTCTCTGATTTGACCTTAAGGGTATGAGAAATCCCCTTCCATAAGATTATTATTCCTTTCATTTCAGCTAGAGAGAGCAAAAATCCTTCTTTAGTAATTTTTCTGGGACTTTTTTTGACATGTGAAGGCTCTAGAAGGTAATTCATTTTCAGATCAACAGAAATAAGGTAAAACCCTAAATGAAGTAAAGAACAGGTAGGCTAAAGGAAATGCGAGAGCAACTAAAGATTGCATGGTGAATGGAGGTGAGGGTAGGCAAGGAAGTGGGAGAGGATAAAAGGAGGTCTGGAAGAAGCACCTGATAGGAACAGGTGCAGAGAGGGGCCTTGAACTCTGGTCGAGGTGATGCTATATTCATTACAACTCATATATTTGAGATATGCATTTTTTTCaacatcttctttcttcttccctcagcATGATAAATGCAGACTTCAGTACAGTCGCAGTTCTGATTTCTTTTGGAGCTGTCCTGGGAAAAACAAGTCCAATCCAGATGTTGATCATGACAATTATAGAAATTACTATCTTTGCTGCCAATGAATATCTGGTTTTTGAGGTATTTTCGGTAAGTGTTCAATTGATACTTACCTAGCTTTGAACAGCACAACACACGTTAGATGCCCACCATAAATAAGCAGGGACAAACCTTGGTGGCCATGACACCATAGCAAGTAATAATCATAGTCATCATTTGAGTAACTACTGTAAACTAGAAATTCTATAAACATTGTCTAATTGCATTGGCACCACAATAGTGTTAGACAGGTATTATGATTCATTTATACACAATGAAACTGATGATCACAGATACTAAATGACCAACTTGCCTGAATCTGAATTCAAATCCAGAATTTCCTAGCTCTACAACTCTTTTTATGTAAATGCACTTTCTGTCAATGACCAATTCCTATTTATATTTCAACTACTAAGTGAATTGCTCTTTCAAAGTCTTTTATTAAAGCTTAGATCAAATGTCTTCCCCTCCATGAAAATCTGATTGATTCTCCCAAGGGAAATCGATATGTCAGGTACTCTCCAGTATTCTATTTATtcacgttgttgttcagtcgctaagttatgtccgtCATTTGGGGACCTCGTGGGctacagcgcaccaggctcctctatcctctatggtcttccagagtttgctcaaatttgtgtccatttaCGCGTCTATTGAACATGTGACTTGATAACAAACACTTTGGCAAATTTCTAGGTATCATGTGTTGGTGATTTAGTTGCAAACGTCTCTTCACAGAGTTTACAGTCTAGTGGGGGAAACAGACATCCAACAAATTTTCATACATTCAACCACCTACCCATAgaatcacaaacacacacacaattattacTATAAATTACAACACacactatgaaaaataaatagaagggcTCTGAGGAAATATACCTAGAAGACCTAATTTATTGTGGAATCAAGGAAGGTTTCTTCGAGGAAACTGACAGATAAACTGGACCTGAAAGGTATGTAAGAGTTTATCAAgcatgaaaatgtaaataaattaataaatttgtatcatttttctactttaataAGTACACAGCAATGCCTTGGGTTTGGCACTCTGAACATTCCCTCTAGAGACAAGAACTGTAGAAAACTACATCATATCCATTCAGTGTTCTAAAGAGGGacctaaaatatatttcttcaaatgAATCTTGGGCCTCAACTGGTTTTCATGTCATCACAGCAGAGTCAATGAATACAAAAGTCATGCTTGTTTTCTATCAGGTGCAATGCATAATATCTCACTAAGAATCTGTCTAACCTGAAAAAGCAACCTGAAATGTATTGCGTGCCCACTAAGGACCTAGCCCTTGGAAAACACGGTCCCATCTAAATCCCACCACAACTGTACTGGCTGGGTAACATTTCTCCTTTTCATACAACTGGAGATTCAAAGGAGTAGCATAATTTGTCTAAAGTCACATCAGAGAAGTGCCTGACCTAAGACTGAAAGTCAGTTCTGTGTTGTTCCAATGCCCGTGACTTTTCTTTTACACGATCCTGTCTTATTCCCCTTTCTCTGAcacattcattctctctcttgaTCTTTTTTGTTTAACGCATGAAGCTGTCCTTAATGATCTCCCTCCTGTGTTGAGTGTCACCTCTATTTACATGAATGCTTTCCCCTCTCAGGCCTCTGATATTGGAGAATCAATGACCATCCATGCCTTTGGGGCTTACTTTGGTTTGGCTGTAGCTGGCATCTTGTATCGATCAAAATTGAAAGAAGGACATCCCAATGAAGAGTCTGTATACCACTCGGACTTGTTTGCCATGATTGGTGAGCTGGGTTGAAGTTGCCTGATTCTTGTCTATTTGGTCAGACACAAGGGAATGCCTCTCTTTCCCCCAACTCTTAGATAACAAAGCCTAAAAGTAAAGACAGCATGTCTGTGCCCAAGGTAAATGACTTCCTCTGGACTATCTTTCATATTCAGAACTGCTAATAATATCCGTTTCTGTGATTTACTTCAGGGTCTCTTTTCTTATGGATATTTTGGCCTAGCTTTAATTCTGCCATCAGTGATAATGAAAAGACACAGTATAGGGCCATCGTGAACACGTATTTCTCCCTCGCGGCCTCCGTGGTCACAGCCTACGCATGTTCCAGCCTTCTCGAGAGCCGAGGCAAGCTCAATATGGTGAGTGCCATGTTAACCCCCGTGGAAGCTTGCTAAGCGACCCTGATATCTGCTCTGATGAGTAACTCATTTCTGCATCACTGCTGAGCTGCCCGAACAAATCACAACACTGGAGACCTTAGAGAGTAATCTGAAAATaacattcctttatttttcagatgtatactgtgacaaattaaaaaaagatattatcaAAGAATTTACAGTTTTACAGGGAATATAGTCAGGTTTCTCAGCTGGCTTAGtgggttaagaatcagcctgcagtgtaggagatgcaggagacaaagttTCAGTCccccagttgggaagatcccctggaggaggacatggcaacccactccagtattcttgccttgaagattccatggacagaggagcctggcagaccacagtccatggggttgcaaagagttggacatggctgaagcgactgagcatgcacacatgcaaaaaaTCAAAGATCTGAAACATATTTCTTTACTGTTAGAGCCAACTGTCCCCAAGTTTTCAGAAAATCTTTCTTAAGAAACAGGACTTTCTATAAGAGTAGAAAAAGAGTGGGAGAATGCAAGTTGATTCTATTTTCCTAACagcaaatatttcaaagaaataacaaCTAAATGTACTGTGGGATCCTgaatggtggtttagttgctaggtcgtgtcagaggagcctggcaggctacagtccatgggattctccaggcaagaatactggagtgggttgccatttccttctccagggatcctgaATAggattctggaaaagaaaagggaTATCAGTGGGAACATTGGTAAAATTCAAATAAGGTCTTCAATAGTAGTACACCAATGCTGATTTCTTAGTTCTATgataatgtaagatgttaacattggAGGGAACTGGATGTGGTATATATGGAAATCCTCTGTAATATTTTTGCAGCTTTTACATGTCcataattatttcaaagtaaaacatttttaaaaatcccccataatgatctttttatttatttatttttcatagtgaTCTTTTTAGTTTCTTGCCTATGAGCTAAAGAAATGTCAGTGAAGGAATAATCCTCAAATCAGCCACTCTGCTAagctgagagagaaaaaagatactgtatcaaaatatttctaaacataGCTAAGGACATGTCTTTCAGTTCTCTACAAACTGtttcatgagaaaaataaatgaaaacaaataaacgAAGCCATCATGCATGGTTCAGTGGATCTCTTTCAAAAGTACTGAGAACCTTTTTTCCTTTGGCAGAACAGCCAGAATATCATTTTTCTGAGGAATTCTGGTAAATGGAAACTTGGTTCCTCTTTCCTCCATTCTCAGATATTCTCAGAACAGTGACGCTTGCTAAAGCTGTTGTCTTTGATGTGTAATACATACATTTCAATGCCTTTAAATCCTGTCCTTGATTAGTGGAATATCATGGACTCAGCAAAGCACACAGCAGCCATAAGCCTGTTTCAGTTCACAGTAACCATAAATGCATTCCAAAGCTGCATACAGAGGCAGAACACTGCCAGAATAACTGCAGCATATTCCCACCCTCCCACAACTTCTCTTGATTCTGtcacatccctccccaccctagtCTTGCTAACTTGATCTCTCATGCACAACCAAGGAACCCTATAAGAAAGATTCCACAGGTCAACTGCTGGTAAGAAATGCCTTCTGGAACTACAAAGAACCTTCTTATAGCAGAATCCACAACCCTTCCAACTGAAGAATGTGTGTGGAATCCATCGAACCTGAGGTTGCTACAGTCCTTCTGAACTCCACTTCCTCTCACTTGTATTTCTGTGCCCCACACAGGTTCACATTCAGAATGCAAGTCTGGCTGGGGGAGTAGCTGTGGGCACTTGTGCGGACATGGAGATTTCCCCCTATTATGCTATGATCATTGGGAGCATTGCGGGAGTGGTCTCCGTGTTGGGGTTCAAGTTCCTGACTGTAAGTATTAACAGACACTCTCAGTCAAACTTTGGATCTGCCCCCATCACCTTCTTATATCCCatcagctgctgctaagtcacttcagtcgtgtccaactctgtgcgaccccatagacggcagcccaccaggctcctctgtccctgggattcttcaggcaagaacactggagtgggctgccatttccttctcccagcagAGAAATGCTGTGAAAAGTCCTTTCCTAAGTCCTTCTAAAAGTCCTTTCCATGTTGGATCACTCAACATGTCAGTGTTCCAGTGGTTTCTACTCTTTCTCGCCTTCTTTTGTGGATATCAGTTACTTGTGACAGTATGAACTGAATGTTAAGTACTTGTATTACTTTTCTCGGTTTTTGTTGTGGTTGACATTTGTTGATGTTTGCTTTGTATAATTAAAGACTCTGAGCCCTTTTCAGAGGATTTaagatgggctttcctggtggctcagacggtaaagcgtctgcctgcaatgcgggagacccaggttcaatccctgggttgggaagattccctggagaaggaaatggcaacccactccagtactcttgcctggaaaattccatggactgagaagcctggtgggctacagtccatggggtcgcaaagagttggacacgactaagcgagtTCACTAAGATCCCATCAGTAGGTAAGAATGAGCAGGACTTAAAGTCACTTACGGTCACATCCGTCTACCTaagactgaaatgaaaagttttgCCACCAGTGTATTAATATTCTTCGTTGTAAGTGGATTTCAGATGTAGATGGGAAACTGCATGGAGATAAAGACTTTCCTGCGTGTTCATTTACTTTAATCACAGGGCTCTCTACAGCTAACAAAATAATAAGGCTTCCTCTTTTTACAATTTCAGCCACTTTTTGCTACTAAACTGAGGATCCATGACACATGTGGTGTCCATAACCTACATGGCTTACCTGGTGTGATAGGAGGCCTTGCCAGCATCATCATCATGGCCTTGGAGAAATCTGACCCGTGAGTGAAAGAATATGTTTTGCTGTCCCCCAAGGTCAAGTGCTGTTTCCTCTCACTCTTGGAGAAACCCAGTGATAAGAGTTTTTTCTTTAGCAATCCAGACCACAGTTTGTAAGTACTGTTCTTACTGAAGCTAAAGAGACATAACTGAGGGCCAAAGAAACATTAcccaatttgcattttaataatctGAATAGACACATGAGAGTAAGTAGGCTTGATTCTTGCTCAGTGGCCAGATTTGGGGTAGATTCCATGTTTAAGAGTCTAGTCCTTGGGTATACAGACTTAGCAACAATTTAATTTACTCAGGAGGAGCTGAGGGGGCAAACCTTGGAAGGTCCACTGACATGTGTGGGCAAAATTCACACATATTTCACACAGCAGATACAATACTTTGTCCTAGAGTCGAGCCTACTTACTCACATGTGTCTATTCAgattatgaaaatgcaaattggGTTTATTGGGAGACACAGAACAAGGAGAAGTTAATATACTTAGgggacatttttttaaatcatggcaGCCTAACTTTAATAATGTTGTTAAAATTTTGTCTAATCCAGCATTTTCCAAGTCTATTTTatcatggaatatttttcatcAGAAACATCTTTTAATACCTTATAAAAGATCTTGGTAAATTCTGGTAAAATTAACAGTCAgcttacaaaagaagaaaatcaaatgagtaaatatatattaaatattcaacttcactagtaatcaaagaaatgcaaattaaaacaagttaTCCATTTTTcagtatataatatttataaagattttaTAAACTATAATACTGAATGGTGGCTAAAGtaacaaaatggagaaataaattgtACAAGTTCCTATCTGAAAAGGCCTTATTAAGCATATAAACTTTTACAAATAATCCCATTTCTAGTTAGGTgttattttagggaaatttttggACAAGTCCATAAGCATGTTCATAAGAGGATTTATTCtcacagcatatttaaaaatatgaaacataagaaataatctaaatattcAATCTATAGAACTGTAATTACAGTACATTTGAACAGTGTAACACTCTGTAGCAATAAAAGCTATGATCCAGATCTACATTTACTGACATAAAAGAACATTAAGATTTAATGTGAAAACCCAGTATCATGATATGattgcatttttataaaaatacttatttatattttacatgtttagACTTATAGGATTGGAGGGAAATTaaacttttccccttctctttcttaagggttttgtatatttttacaaTAATCATACATTTCTTGGACAACTTTTCCTTCAGTAGAAAGAGATTAAACCCTTTAaatcaagagagagagagagagagagagagagaaataaatctgAGTTTAGTACAATTTTTCCCTTGAAGGATGAGGAAGAAAGAGCAACACACTTTCTTCTTCCAGCAGTTTGCTGTCCTGCAACCATTGATTTGACCTTTCAACTATTTGTTAACTGCCTGTTAAGAGTGAGGCATGTGCTAAGGAGATTCCCACACTCCTAGTTCTTTTGACAGCTTTATGCATTTCTGTAGCTTTTTATCATATTCTTCTATTCCCCAAATTATAAGGAATTCTTCATTCACTTCATTTCAAGGTAACTACTTCTAAGATACAGAGACACACTTTAATATCTCGTCCCTACACTACATGCTAAAATTagcttttctgatttttaatttcatcacaATTGTTTTTAGGGGGGTGGGGTAAGGAGAGATGTCAGTTTCCATTTGTTTTGCTCATTGCTCCTTCCTCAGTGCCTAGAAGGGAAGCTGGCACAGAGCAAGCACCCAATAAATAGCTGTTGAATCAGATCTCCAATCACATTTTTAGAAATACTAAACCCTTCCTAAGGAagatattttcatcatttctgaAGAAAAAGGTGGTTCTTGTATACGTGCTTATAAGAATTTGTGAACATTGATTTaagagtttcaaagaaaatatatgagattaaagaaaaattgtcACGTTTGCTGGTATGTCATGCTGCACTCTGGCCTGAAGGTGGCAGGCATGCACACCCTCAGGAAATGCGGTTTTTATTGCCAGGCATCTTGGACAAATAATTCTCTATTTTTGGCCTCCTAGGGTTAAGATGGCCAGTCAGGCAGCTGCGCTAGGTTCTTCCATTGCAACAGCACTTGCTGGAGGGCTAATCACAGGTgagtataaaaaattaaaaataaaattaaaaaatttccctgTATCTCATGCTCTCAGCGTAATAGATATTGTTAAACATTggtaaacttaaaatttttctacatCTCTGACAGTAATCTTGTAAGCTCCAGGGGATGACTTTATAACAGTATTTTAACTACTAAGCAAGTTGATTTTCCCTTCTAGCCTCATAACGTGACTTATTTTCTCTCGCTTTCTCAGGTGCAATTCTAAAGATACCTATCTGGGCACAACCATCTGATGAGGACTGCTACGATGATTCTGTTTATTGGGAGGTACTGTGTAGTCTTTGAAGGATGTATATGATGATTATACTAGGCAAAGTTTTGTCCACCACATGTCTAGATGTCTGTGTGGCATCCTTATGTCAAAATTGGTTGAACTCCCCACTTATAGAGAGAAATTGAAACAATGTGCCCAGAAAGATAAAATCAGAAGCTATGATACCTTGCAAAGCAGAAACTAGATGAAGGAAAAACAGACTTTAGTTGACAAGTACTCTTTCACTCCTCcaagaacaataaagaaaaaaaagctccTCATAAAAATACAGGAATCCTATGAGATTTTTACATCATATGTAAGTAGATCGAGCAGGTGGGACAGGCAGGGTTGAAGAATCTTGGTGAGGATACAAGAAGTTCTGTGACTCACGAAACATTAGCTTTTTTCCATCCTCCAGTTTCTACCTCTTTATTTCATTGACATTTTCTTCCAAATTATTTCCTGCAAAGCCAGAGAGTGATAGATACTTAAATACGTTCAAATGGGGTTTTCAAAGAGAACAGGTTTGTGAAAGAGAATGTAGTCAGGATGGGTAggataaatatttttgttcttttgtttcttcccaACTCAAACAATTTTTATTCCCAGTTCTTTCTATACTTGAATAATTACAGAAAGTATCTTTGTTTCAATACTAACCTTTGATAAGCCCAGTGAAAGAAATTGTAAAAAGtgccttaatcttttttttttcttaaggttcCTAGGAGGACAGAATATGACAACCGTTTCCATGACCTTCTCGATTTCACCCCATTAGAACGTGAAGCCTAAAAGCCTGTGCCTCAGCTTCTTTTTCCATTATCTAGACTTGAAACAAAATGGCAGCATCCAATGAGTATATGGAATGGGATGGATAGAACCTGAGCCCCGCATATCTAGTGtgaaaacattttaacaaaacCTGGAGCTGTCTCTTCGTATCAATGATTGTTTAATTGAAGAAATGTGACTCATACAACAGATGGTCAAATGGATTCTTGCCAGTGGGTAGATACAGGGTGAATACTCCatgtattttcttgtattttttcccACATGGAGGAGAATTTACAATGAAACCAGCACTTTCTAATCATGTCAGTTTCTTAATGTACATACTATGTCTTCAATCCCAAAGATTGTAACTGAAGCCAATGAAACAATAATATGtaagaaataagaaggaaatgtatgtatataaacagtaatatgatttttttatagtgttttctggattttaaaaatagtctattttagaagaattgtgttttatttggcagacttGCTGAGGATTTAAATTCAGGAGGCAGTCTCTGAAACAGCTCTGAGGACTGTTCCAAAGAGTGGGCGCAGTGGAGGGGGGGGGCGGCAAGATACATAGgggttttgcaacaaagaccaggtgatcagaacatcaaaaaattactgttaattaaagaaaaccaggtatttcaagttaatgaatttaactcttttctaagtatgggaagatgcaagagtctgagctcattgaaatcattcatTTGATTTGCACCTTAGCTCTCTAGAGTTAAGtcttgttcttttccttcctgagtcCCCTCAAGATACACTGTTGAAGGTGCTTGCAGTGGCTGAAGGCTTGACGGTGGGCAATCTGTGTTTTCATCCTGAGTTCCTTCAAGGCTCACCCTTGGGAACAGAGTTAGTGGCTGatggctgcaacatcctttgtATTCTGATATGGCTGGCAATATTTTTCATTCCCAGTTTGAATATTCTCATATTCACTTATTTTGCATGTTTACTATTTGAAACAAGAGCTCAAATGCTATCTGACCAAAGGCTATTTTGTATAAAATGCCAGTGGATTAAAtgtcattataaaataaaatatttgtctttggctCTTTTTTCTTCGGTGGTTGGAATTCACTTTAATAACAAACacctgcatgcatgcacacacacacacacacattcttcgcATTTAGTCCATACTCAATTCAAAGAAATTGTTACTTACTATGTAACAACTTAACTAAATTTGCCCGAtttggtccattttagttcactgattcctaaaatgttgatgttcacccttgccatctcctgtttgaccacttccaatttaccttgattcatggacctaacattccaggtccctaaGCAATACTGTTcttaacagcatcagactttgttTTCACCTCCAGCCACATCCGCACCTGGCATTGTTGCCACTTTGGCCCAGCGTCTTCATTCCTTCTGAAGCTGTTTCTCCATtcctctccagtagcatattggggacctactgacctgggaagttcatcttttggtgtcctatctttttatcttttcatactgtctcatggggttctcaaggcaagaatgctgaagtggtttggcattcccttctccagtggaccacgttttgtcagaactctccaccaagacccgtccatcttgggtggccctacatggcatggctcatagtttctttgaattagacaaggctgtga
Proteins encoded:
- the RHAG gene encoding ammonium transporter Rh type A, producing the protein MRFTFPLMAIGLEVVMIVLFALFVQYDTGSNSSKANSTESPAIDVETSMDLYPHFQDVHVMVFAGFGFLMTFLRKYGFSSVGFNLLIAALGLQWGTFIQGIFHSHGQKFQIEIKSMINADFSTVAVLISFGAVLGKTSPIQMLIMTIIEITIFAANEYLVFEVFSASDIGESMTIHAFGAYFGLAVAGILYRSKLKEGHPNEESVYHSDLFAMIGSLFLWIFWPSFNSAISDNEKTQYRAIVNTYFSLAASVVTAYACSSLLESRGKLNMVHIQNASLAGGVAVGTCADMEISPYYAMIIGSIAGVVSVLGFKFLTPLFATKLRIHDTCGVHNLHGLPGVIGGLASIIIMALEKSDPVKMASQAAALGSSIATALAGGLITGAILKIPIWAQPSDEDCYDDSVYWEVPRRTEYDNRFHDLLDFTPLEREA